Proteins from one Bifidobacterium sp. ESL0732 genomic window:
- the metF gene encoding methylenetetrahydrofolate reductase [NAD(P)H] — protein MHSPIFSLEVFPPKPHAPVGAIYDALDGLQGLNPDFISVTYRHGTHADRIKTARIAHAINYDYHIPVVAHLTALYSSKATVDEALGLFRKAGVFGVLALRGDYVEGNEPCGDFEHASDLAAYIREHDPDMQIMGACYPECHLESPCLEDDVDNLKKKVDAGVNHLITQLFYDNDDFYHFLDLARSKGVDVPIEAGIMPLRSVASINNMTKRNGSKIPPAVQRIVDKWGDDLPSLQQAGINYASEQISDLVAHGVDGIHLYTMNRAALARRIWANVEPLFQVVQ, from the coding sequence ATGCATTCGCCGATTTTCTCGCTCGAAGTGTTCCCGCCCAAGCCGCACGCGCCGGTGGGTGCCATCTATGATGCGCTTGACGGGCTTCAGGGTTTAAACCCCGACTTCATCTCTGTAACCTATCGTCACGGAACCCATGCAGATCGCATCAAAACCGCGAGGATCGCCCATGCCATCAATTATGACTATCACATCCCGGTCGTGGCCCATTTGACCGCTCTGTATAGCAGCAAGGCAACGGTGGATGAAGCTCTGGGGCTCTTCCGCAAGGCCGGCGTCTTTGGAGTGTTGGCGCTCAGGGGCGATTACGTCGAAGGCAACGAACCGTGCGGGGATTTCGAACATGCTAGTGACTTGGCCGCCTATATTCGCGAGCACGACCCTGATATGCAGATTATGGGCGCCTGCTACCCGGAATGTCATCTCGAATCCCCTTGTTTGGAAGACGACGTTGACAATCTCAAAAAAAAGGTGGATGCCGGTGTCAACCATCTGATCACCCAATTGTTCTATGACAACGATGATTTCTATCATTTCCTTGATCTCGCGCGTTCCAAGGGTGTCGACGTGCCGATTGAGGCCGGCATCATGCCGTTGCGCAGTGTTGCATCGATCAACAACATGACCAAGCGCAATGGTTCCAAGATTCCGCCTGCCGTGCAACGCATCGTCGACAAGTGGGGCGACGATTTGCCCAGCCTGCAGCAGGCCGGCATCAACTACGCTTCCGAACAGATTTCTGACCTGGTGGCGCATGGCGTCGACGGCATCCATCTTTACACGATGAACCGTGCTGCGCTGGCCCGCCGAATCTGGGCCAATGTCGAACCGCTGTTCCAAGTCGTTCAATAA